A segment of the Methanobacterium sp. Maddingley MBC34 genome:
AAGCTCGAATCTATTAAAAATTATTAAGCTCGAATCTATTGAAAATCAGCCTTAACTTTGGGAAATCCCATAAAAATGAATTAAATAGGATATGAGATTATACAGGGGGAATTGCAAGTGAAGATAGAACAGTTATCAATATTCCTGGAAAATAAAAAGGGTAGAATGAGGAATGCTCTGGATGTTCTGGCAGATGGTGGGTTCAATATCAGGGCCTTATCCATTGCTGACACCTCAGACTTCGGTATTTTAAGATTGATTGTACCTGAACCTTATAAGGCCAAAGAAATCCTGGAGGAAAACAATTTCGTGGTGAAGATGGGTTACGTTATTGCTGTGCAAATGTCAGACCAGCCAGGAGGACTGGGCACCATCCTGGGAATACTGGATGACTCAGACATAAACCTGGATTATCTTTACGCCTTTGTGGATGAAAAAGAAGAAAGAGCCATCGTCCTGCTCCATCCAGAGGATATTGATGCAGGGATAGAAGTCCTTAAAAAGGGTGGGGCAATTGTCATCCCCCCAGAAGATGTTTACAACTGGTAAACATAATATTATTCAATATTTTACTTGCGATTTACCCTATTAATCGCTTATATTTTTATTTTCCAAATTTCGTGGCTTAAAATCAAACAAAAAAAAATCTTAAAATATTATATTGTAGTTAAGAAATTCTCAACATCATTAATAAATTCCAATGTTCCAGCCTCTATTTGCTTTGTTAAATTATCCAAATCACTGAAATCTGGATCGTTAACTAAAATATGCTCCATAACAGAGTCAACACCTTTTGTAGTTGGTGGAATATGATATTTATGCCAATCCATTTCTTTAAAAAGTTCCCAGTATTTGTTTTGAACTTTTTTATTGTATCCTGCTAACCAAACTTCAAATTTAAATGTTTCATGAATAAAGACTATGGCAATTTTCAATTTTCGACTTTTTAATGATTCTGGGGAGAAAGAAAAATAGGTCATATCCATATATCCCTGATAAATACTTGACACAAAATATTGGGGATATTTATTTTTAAAATAAATTCTCAAA
Coding sequences within it:
- a CDS encoding ACT domain-containing protein (PFAM: ACT domain), whose product is MKIEQLSIFLENKKGRMRNALDVLADGGFNIRALSIADTSDFGILRLIVPEPYKAKEILEENNFVVKMGYVIAVQMSDQPGGLGTILGILDDSDINLDYLYAFVDEKEERAIVLLHPEDIDAGIEVLKKGGAIVIPPEDVYNW